The genomic segment TATGGTCTAAAGGGAGCAGGGCTGGTTGTACAGTTCATAATTTAAATTGTACACTATCTGCTCAGTCTATAttattacttgagcattgctagaagagagcctgtggcTCAAGCATTtaattgccagcgactgcttaattattaagattaagatccatttattcgtcccaaacacatgcacagacatgcaaaggcacactcatgcaggtagggaaatttaatctctgctttttttcccatctggtgcaggacacacagagcagtgagcaaccatgtacggcactcggggagcagatgttcggggagtaaggtgccttgctcaggggcactagacagggtagggagactcttggattttttgacagatcaatccaggtttgtcttttgttatctctccgtggagtcgaaccagagaacttctctgcccatagtccaagtttctgccactagaccaccgcctctccttgttattgttgtgcaattgataataaaaatcttgaattatttctattttcatactttgtgtttttattgcatgtttatttatttgttgtccTCTTTGCAGCTTCAACAAAGTTCCCCATTTTGGGACAAATAcgattttattttcagaaaccATAACAATGGAGCAAAACTAGATATACAGCACTGTAGAAACATTTTAGGCACTTCACATCACACCATGGGCAAGGTGATCTATTCTGTCCTAAACTCATTCTGCAACATGAACAGTTATTTCATAGACAGGAACAGAATTCCACACTAAATAGCATGGTCCCCAAAATTCCCCAATCTCAACATCAGGGGCGGATGATAAAGCCCCTTTCTTGTGATGATATTTATCATCAAATGAACCCTctaatcttttatttacctGATTTGTTATCCCCCAAAAAAGAATCCAAAACCAATATTACACATAACCACCATACTTGGAGATACTTTAGAAACAAGGAAAAGATAAAGATCATGCTTGGAACGTGTGTttaataaaacatcataaatttAGGCCTATACATCTGAGAATTCTACactatgaataaataaattttattacaaaaggACCGCAGTAAGTGGCATACATGAACGTCTCCCTTCGTAAAAATAGAGTACTTCAAGATAACATGTGCAGTATTCCCATTTCAATATCCAATTGAATACAAGTGATTTATTCAAACTTTAACAAAATGGtctaaagtgcaaaaaaaaaaatctgaacaatcaacatttacactataaaattattgttttaaaaaaaaagtgacagtcgTCTTAAGGTCGCGTCACCTTCAGATTTGTTGTCCAGTGTGCACCATTATTCCTACATGTAAGGGTGTGCCAGGTGCGTGTCCCAGTAACCAGGTCCTGTTCTGTAGCTTGGGGGAACCCACAGTTTCTGccttgaagtgtgtgtgtggggggctcTGCTGCAAGGCGTGAAACCATGGGGAGGAAGGATGACACTTTTGCCTGTTACCGTTTTTTTCGGATGCCAGGGAGGGGCATTTGGGTTTATTCccttgaaaaagagaaaacacattagAAAAAGAAACACTTCATCTTGCCACAATTTTACAACCAGTGGGtgtcaaacaaaaataaagctgtGTTACAAGTCACAAGCATGAGAAACGGATAGTAGGATGATGAAATGTTAAACAATACCTGGTGAGAACAGCGGCTGTAGTCAAACGTAAGGGGGGAAGTGCGTGTGCTCTCCTCGTCGGAAGATGAACCTGAGTGATAGTCTGATGTCACCCTCTCCAAAGCGCTGGTCACCTTCTTTGCAACCTCtttgtcctcttcctcatcactAGGGAAAGTGGCCACTGAGAAGAAAGGGTTTTGTTCCGCATACCTAATAAcgggagatgaggaggaaaacatATGGAAACAATATACCTGTTAAGTGCCTAAGATCTGAATAATACAACCATACATAATACTGAAGTCAAGCATGATTATAAATGACAGATGAACTGACAAACCTACCTGCAGCAGACCTCTCCGGGGTCCACCCACAATGTGAGTTCACTGGGCAGTCCCAGGTCACTGTACTGAAGCCGACTCTCCCGACAGGCCCGCAGGAACTCTGGCTCCTGCCTGTGGAGCCTGTTGATCCGGATGCACCTGCAAAGCAAACAAAGAACTACAATAAAATCCAAAATCTGACGACGTTCATTAAGATAAATGTTATACTGTGGAAAGGTTGCCATTCCACTGGGGGCCTCTAAAGATGGCTGAGATTACATTTTCACAAGCGTTAATTGAAAATGTAGACAGATGGAGAGCAGCACCTGTACGCATGTCCTTTGCTGGGGTTTGCCGGGTACCAGTGCCCCTTGAACTTCTCCTGCAGTGCCACAGCCAGCCTCTCAACAAAGAGCTCGACTTGGTGAGACTCCAGCTGAGCTCCCGTTTTCAAGAGCCTCTTCAGGAAGAACACCACAGCTGCAATTTCCCTCCTCATGTTTCACCAATGTCTCATTACACGTGGACAGACTCTGCAAGGGAAAAGACTGGACATGAGCTACATTCAAATCAGCACAGTTTGAAACGAAAGCGTGATATGAGCCTTTCTAGCTTTTTTAAAATCGAAAACCTATTGCTCGATGGCAGAATAAGAAACGTTCTCTCATCTTCCCAACACTGTGCTCCACATAGCAGTATTTGCCCTTTCCTGGTTTGTAATAACCAGTCACGAGAGGTAGCATCACTACATCATTTCACTGAGGAAAAGTTGCAGACAGGGGTTTCTCAATGGCTTCTCCCTCCTTTACACTGAGACCATTGAAAACCTGTAAGGCATCAGAAAGCATCCAGCACCGTAACAACTCGCCTTTCTTAACGTTGGGAGGCCAAACGGCGGCCACTTCAAAGAAGCAGTGCAGAATGATGACACGTAGAAACCGTTAGTTTCAAACACTTAATTTGACACATAGCCGTGTAGTTTTCCGTCGGATCCGTTGAATTTACGGCACATATCCCTGAAAGGCGGTCTAATGACGCACGAATTCCCGCAATTCACGCCTCCCCTCAATCAATAACATGGAGTTTTACTCCACGTAGCGGGTGAGCGAGTTGCTCGCGATACGAACGCCATGTTCTGTTGACCGAGCCGAAATGCAACAGAAACGTCTTGTTAATTGAGCAGTTATGGTTTCACATCAACAAATACCTCAAACATAAAAGTATATAGGGAGAATGTGGGATTGCAATCACCCACTCCACAGCCAAAGCGCTACGTTGGAGCAAACAGCATCTTGTTGCTAACCATCACGTCAACTGTGCAGAAGGTATCATTTGAACTTGACACACAAAGCGGAGCTGAATCGAGGTAGAGCAGCCACGTTGAGGATAACTTATCTAAAACCCTGAGAAACGAGAACATGGACGGCTCCACTTACGGTGTCCTGCAGCATGTGGTCGAGGGACGAGGGGAGGAAACGATGGAGACTCACAAGAAGAAGTGTGCTGCTCATCAACCCCGCCCCTGCGTCGTTCTTATTGGCTGCGCGCAGAGCAGTGTAGTGCAGTGATTGGTTGAGCACATGCTCGTCAGTGAGTCATTATCATTATGACTCATATCTATCggtatgtgttttttgtttgttgcccCCTagttacattgtttacattcgGATCTGGAATAATTCGAATATGTTAATTTAAAGAATTTATACAAGTATGCAATTCCCTCTGGTCTACTGAGAGTAGCGCAAGGAAAAGGCCTGACCGGAAGTTTAAATATAACTATGATTATTATATGTACTTTCAATTTATCCATTAAATCAGATTATTTTTCTAGATTCAGACACAATGTTGATGGTAATTGGGTTTCGCAAAAAAAAGCTTAGGGCATCTGTCATCTATTTTATGAATGACTATGAATTAAATTGTTTCGGATACATGAGGAATATTTCTAAAAAGCGATCACTGGTTTGATGATGCTTTTTGAAAAGAGGCATTATATTTTTATGATACGAATTACTTATCACATCTATTTAGTTTGTCTTGTCATTTGTCAatcatgtatttttaaaaggatTTTGGACTTGAACATgtaataaagattaaaaaatggTTGCACCTGATGTTGATGTCATTTTATCATAAACTCATCTCCAGATAGTAATTATTGTTATGCATTAGTGTAAAGGGTGTGGGGTGGTTATTTCAGAGGCTATGCCATTCATGTAATTAATTAGCTAGTTTAACTTTTGGTTACCATCTGGGAAATTGTCAACTGGGTCAAATTCATCGAACACAAAAATTATAATATCTTGCTGCTTTGGTAGTCATATCTACACCATTCTAtcaaatttcaaattttttaaaGTCACGATGTTGATATTTCGTTTTCTCAGGatattttaaaagctgtttaATCCATGTGAAGTTTAGCCTTGTATTTTCATTGTTATTAAAACCCTTACCACATCCATTAGTTAACCacgcaacaaacacacaggatcaTTTGCTGTTAAACTTGTAAACCCTATTTGACCACAGGGAGGCACTAAACCTCTATGCCACAGTGCAGCAAGCAAACGcctcatacattttttttccattgtaaAAAAACTTAAGTCAACCTTGGAGTCATAATCAGAAGAAATGATAGTGAAACCTAAAGTTTCCTGAATGTCTCTAGTCATTTTATGTTGACACTGTTGTCAGTAATTTTAGTAATAATTTCAGTTAGATCTTTAAGTCTACAGGGGTGTAGGGCCAATACCACACAATGTGGCTGATCTCTGAACATTATATTCCATCTTCGTGAACATTGGATATTAAATACTGTGTAGtcaattacattacataaaattagcatccattagGGGACGTTTTCGGGGTTCgacatcttgcccaaggacacctcggcATGGATGGGGATTCGAGCCGCCGACCTTCCAGTTGGAGTACAATTGCCCTACCCCCTCAGTCACAGCCACCcgaataataatgttttaaaataataaaatacataacaTAATTTAAGCTGCTGCCTTatcttttaaatcacatttttgatAGGAATCAGTTTACTGAAGTAGcatctttctttttccattccACTATTGGGAAAATAACCTCATATCTGAGCAGgttgtaaaaatatttttcactttattggAATATCTTTACAAAAATTACAAAGTCGCTTAAGCTTAAATCACACAACCTGTGTGATGtccaagaacacacacaataaatataatataaaacttcacacaacacaaataaaaagccTTGTtcaacattataaaaacaaaagataaaaaaaagtcaagtGAGTCCAATAAAGAAGGAGGTGGAAGCCAGACAGGTATGTTTATATTTCCGGGAAAAGATCATGAAAAAACAGAGGCACAGGCCTAGGCATGTTTCCActgtaaaagagaaaacaaacagcattcATATTGAaagcacaaacagaaaacacaactgaaaactTCTCGTCACACCAATTTCAACAGTGaacaaagtgaaaccaaaactgAACAATTTAAATCGAGGAAAAATGTTAAACTTGAAACCCTAATGGGCTCAAATACATTAAATCTCTTACAAAGAGAGCGCAAAGAGATATACTGACATAGCTGAGTTCTTCTATTTATCAACCTGTTTATAAACTTGTTTTACCTCCAGCTTATTATACACCGGTagctctgacctcctctgagGAAAACTCAGATAACCAATAGTCTTTATCATAGTTTCAACTTAATAAGGCTTCTGATTTACTTGTCTTTCTTGCATAGGATTCCTGAATAATAAACTACTGTAAGCAGAACTTCAGGTTGTTAAAACCATCCCTACGTCCTTTTTTGTCTccttttgttaaaaaataatagaGTTGTGGAGGCACAGGAGACCAAACTGTCCTTTCTGTATTGCTGTGACCTCAGCTGGGATTCCTTCAATTTAGAAGAGAGGGCAACAAATGAGATCACTGAATATGAAAATACTCAACAAgatttataaatcaaatcatAAAATGCACACATTGTGTTCGGGAGAACAAATCGTTTCCACATCCACACCTTTTAGACTAAAACCTAAAGTTCATTATCATACAGTTTGGTATTTCAACTTCCTCTTATAATATGATCAATTATTCAAAGCTTAAAATTCAAACGCGAAACACCACAAAAACAGACTTTGGTTTTTTCAGCTGGGTTTCTCTCTCAATAGCTTCCTCTTTCACTAGTGCTTTTTCAGTGTAAAGCCAGACATGACTTGTGCTTAACAGCTATACCACGGACAACAAGCAGCTCTGCACTAAATGTCAAGTAAATATCACCAACAATAAAaggtttgattaaaaaaatacctcCTATCTTTGAGATTTGGGGAGGGTATGTTACTGATATTTCTATGTGCTGCTTGACAGAATTAGTTCATGGACAATCACAAAATAGTGAATAAACCCACAGTCAGAAACCTGCTCAGCTAGTAAAGTTAACATGactctgatgtgtttttgttgcacAGGGGCATCAGGGTACTTTTGGGTGTTGTCTTATTCCTGCACTTTTCCAAATGTAACTTGATTTCAGTTGCCATCATCTTTGTGTCGCAATTTTTTTAGAATACttcttcaattaaaaaaaaagacatttcatcTTTCTTAGTATGTATACTTATGTGCATTTTCTCCAGCATTCTCTCCAGCAGATGAAGTTCTCTACCATTGAACCTACCTGATCTATATCACATTTCAGAGGACCACTTTTCATAAAGTATCATGACAACTTTGGCAGTTGGAAGAGAACTTGTGTTTTCAGCCATGATATTGCTaaattttgctttaaaaaatactAGTAATTAAACACTACTGCTGGCAGTGGCTGATGGTTAACATGATGGAAACCATCAACATAATGTTCTTCAGTATTCAAGTAGTCACCCACGCCTCGTTACAAAATACTGTAGCTCACTTCTGCAGAAAGCCACCAGATAACATTTGAAGGAGTGTTTCACAGTGCTGACAttaaatgaaaactgaaatggTTGACATCCAACTCATTAAAAGGAAGTAAAACCAACATAACATGTCAATGTAAAATTATGTAgacaaaccttttttttgtttgataagATAAAAACCTTGAAAGTTATTCTTTAAAGACCATGTAAGTACATTTTCTGACCATGTGCAGTAGCCAGGACTCTGAGCCCCACCTGGTGTCAACATACATCAAAGGTATTTTTAGTTAAGTGATGTTCAGCTGTAAGTCCAGCAGCAAACTGCACCCCACCATTAATCCTTGTATCATCCACGAACCATGCAAACATAGGCCTTGTCAACCCAGCCCTTATTGTTGCTCTAATGCAGAGCTCACAGCTCAGTGTCACCAAAATGTCATAGCAGTCACTCAGTATAGATAGCGGATATTTCCACCTCATTGCAACCAGCATGCTGACGTGTCTGTCAGTTTCCTCCTAGCAGCAGAAAAGTATCAGGTTTGCCACCTCACTCCACAgggccgctgctgctgctgctggctttGACCCCGGCTCTGCTAATTTGCAGCCAGGGCAGTTTGGCACAGTTCTTAAAGAGCTGCTCGATGGCAATGTGCCGCACGTGCAGCTCTGACGCCAGCGAGTCTTTCTCTTGCACGGCCAAAGTCAGCCCCTCGAAGACCTCTgtggggagacagagaggaggaaaatgggATTCAGCATTTTCATTCTCACATAAGGTCAATTTATACACAGCCAAACAAATGGTGCGATCTGGAGACACACataagagaaacaaacatgaaagagaaaaatcgATACTAGTGATTACTGAAGGAGCAGAAGCATGCAGTAGACACTGATCTGATTTCTCTCTTGCTACTGGCCAGAATGACCATTTGACTCATCTGATCACTCACACGGAAACCCTCAAATGACTGGGACATCGTGTGCCAACCCTCTCAGAACAACATTCCATGATGGAAATAGTACATGAGCTACCCAAGACCTTAgtgagataaaaataaaactactgTTGATTCAAATAAATTGTTTCTAGCATAGCTGTTGTATGTTGTTGTATGTAGCAAATTGGGCTGCACCTCTCGCTTATTCTTTTAtctaaaatacaatttaaaacttctcatttatatttatttaatcatcttATTCTCATCATTCTCTTAAACACAAATATGACGAAAACAAAGTATGCACTGCAAGTCATTATACCACAACAAAAAATAGCCCAGTCAGAACTGCTATTCTGCCTTACAGACCCATACAAAATGAGTTCCATTAAAGTAGAATGAATATATCAATCTACATTAggctgtcaaacaaacaaaatgaaaaccaaagaTAAGTTACTTTCTGGAGGAATATCAACACTGTGTAAAATCAAGGTTAGCAGTctatcaaacattttaacaggaacaggaatttcttcttttccttattTATTTAACTACATTACACATATAAACAATCTAAACAAATATGAAGAGATAAACAGCTTTAACTTTTATCTttcttctcactttctctgaGTGAGAGATGTAAACTCTACCGTGAGCTGCCAGGATTTACTATCATTAAGTCAAGAAAAGCAGCGCAGGTTAAAATAAGACTGCTGTAAATGTGAGAAAAGTTTTGTTGTATATATAACGTATATAGCTAATAGATGATGTTGATTATGTTTTACCAGCCCTAGTAGCAAACAATGGGCTTGCCTGATGAATAATGGAGTCAGCAGACAGGTAGGGTGTGCATGAGCAAGCACACTGCACGATCCAACACAGCTGATGACATGGAAGGAGATAATGTGTTGACCAGAAGACTTCCATTGGGAATTTTGTCCCAGCATCATGGAGTCTGATGCTCTGAATCTATGAGCTCACACTCAGACTGTGTGCGTTGATTTAAAACACTCTTCACTAATGCAACTTTCATTTGGAGATTTCATAGAGATGAGATTTACAGAGCGcagcaattacattttttttaagttgagaATATTGAACGTGTTAAACTCGTTAAGACGTTAAGAGTTCGATGAATGCCAGTATACGTCACTTACTTTGAATCTGCATCAGTAGCTGGGAATTCAGCTGATGGAGCTCGTCTACACTCATTCTGGTCACTAgaaaaaggggagaaaaaagcctttttgtatttgtatgagaGGTAAAGACTCTATAGTGACGACTAAGCCACAAGTGACTTATCAATTAAAATGACAATGGTTACAGTCAACTCGTGTAACTTCTTAATGTCTCAACCTGTATAATATGGTACAACTTCGGGACTAATGCCTTGAATTTGTTCACAACCTTCTTAGAATTTGAGCATACAGGAATATTGTGAGAAATGTGTTACTACACGGAGGAGCTCCAAGAGAAGTTTGAGCTGTTTACGAAAAGAAAAGCATCATCACAGACTGGCACGGACTCTAACCAGCTATTTAAAAAGCATTAAGAAACCTGATGACATAATCA from the Platichthys flesus chromosome 15, fPlaFle2.1, whole genome shotgun sequence genome contains:
- the btg3 gene encoding protein BTG3 gives rise to the protein MRREIAAVVFFLKRLLKTGAQLESHQVELFVERLAVALQEKFKGHWYPANPSKGHAYRCIRINRLHRQEPEFLRACRESRLQYSDLGLPSELTLWVDPGEVCCRYAEQNPFFSVATFPSDEEEDKEVAKKVTSALERVTSDYHSGSSSDEESTRTSPLTFDYSRCSHQGINPNAPPWHPKKTVTGKSVILPPHGFTPCSRAPHTHTSRQKLWVPPSYRTGPGYWDTHLAHPYM